Proteins encoded in a region of the Mycolicibacterium neoaurum genome:
- a CDS encoding acyl-CoA dehydrogenase family protein, whose product MTTIEARGVITDEFVAALADRAEEAETLRRLPDATVADLTATGFTDLLVPATYGGRQAPFPALLDPVRRMAHGCTSSAWTIGFLTLHNWMLALFGEQAQQEAFADRPFLAPAPLAPTGRGVPVDGGIRLTGRWSWATGVMHANWIIVCALCGPDDGLFPALALLPSGDMTVEDVWHTDGMRATGSNDAVITDVFVPEHRLVRVTDIYAGTAPGAGLHASATYRWPMVPALALLSAMPALGSAERVTEAYSERLAERVLAYEGVMQKDKPIAQARLAGAQVRLRALHGLLADTVGEIETIVAAGDSVDKSVRAQARLAAAHIVAESKAVIADLMGAGGASIHFLSSPMQRFKRDVDVLSGHVVFDYDTARELAGALSLGMKIPRTSMI is encoded by the coding sequence ATGACGACGATCGAGGCACGTGGCGTGATCACCGACGAGTTCGTGGCGGCCTTGGCCGATCGCGCAGAAGAAGCCGAGACCCTGCGCCGGCTGCCCGATGCCACGGTGGCCGACCTGACCGCGACGGGGTTCACCGATTTGCTGGTCCCGGCGACCTATGGCGGTCGGCAGGCGCCGTTCCCCGCCCTGCTCGATCCGGTGCGCCGGATGGCCCACGGGTGTACCTCCAGCGCGTGGACCATCGGCTTCCTGACCCTGCACAACTGGATGCTCGCGCTGTTCGGCGAGCAGGCCCAGCAGGAGGCGTTCGCCGACCGCCCGTTCCTGGCCCCGGCCCCGCTCGCGCCGACCGGCCGGGGCGTTCCCGTCGACGGCGGCATCCGGCTGACCGGACGTTGGTCCTGGGCCACCGGCGTGATGCACGCCAATTGGATCATCGTGTGCGCGCTGTGCGGGCCGGATGACGGCCTGTTCCCCGCGCTGGCGTTGCTTCCGTCCGGCGATATGACCGTCGAGGACGTCTGGCACACCGACGGCATGCGGGCGACGGGCTCCAACGATGCCGTGATCACCGATGTGTTCGTGCCCGAGCACCGACTGGTGCGGGTCACCGACATCTATGCCGGCACCGCCCCCGGCGCGGGACTGCACGCCAGCGCTACCTATCGCTGGCCGATGGTGCCTGCCTTGGCTCTGCTGTCGGCCATGCCTGCCCTCGGCAGCGCCGAACGCGTGACCGAGGCCTACTCCGAGCGCCTGGCCGAACGCGTGCTGGCCTATGAGGGCGTCATGCAGAAGGACAAACCGATCGCGCAGGCCCGACTGGCGGGCGCACAGGTGCGTCTGCGCGCCCTGCACGGACTGCTCGCCGACACCGTCGGCGAGATCGAGACGATCGTGGCGGCGGGTGACAGCGTCGACAAGTCGGTGCGCGCCCAGGCACGGTTGGCCGCGGCGCACATCGTTGCGGAGTCCAAGGCCGTCATCGCCGATCTGATGGGCGCAGGCGGCGCGAGCATCCATTTCCTGTCCAGCCCCATGCAGCGCTTCAAGCGCGATGTGGACGTGCTGTCCGGCCACGTCGTCTTCGATTACGACACCGCGCGGGAGCTGGCCGGGGCCCTGAGCCTCGGTATGAAGATCCCCCGCACCTCGATGATCTAG
- a CDS encoding homogentisate 1,2-dioxygenase — protein MESFVHLRKGKTPKRVHADLDGLKDDELGRGGFVGRTANMYRRHDPTAYRTVGPLRPTDVLSSELKPSDATDAHGAPLLMFSNADCQVLLSRRTEPMPFFVRYVDGDLLLFVHKGAGLLETEFGPLRYREGDWVYIPKACTFRQVPSEESTWLMIQATDDFRVPPAGSLGRHFPFDPAQVTIPEPSPIDDDGRDEYEVRLIHSPVQGVGFTSLFYQHNPLDVEGWRGDNFPFTFNIEDYTVITSESVHLPPTVHLFMQATGVYVMNFLPKPAESVPGTERTPWYHRNVDYDEIAFFHSGSLYGIPMPPGLVSHAPQGVHHGAPEQARERARRKFDDYDRVDWSVIAIDTRRRLTPSAEILANDLGQH, from the coding sequence ATGGAATCCTTTGTCCACCTTCGCAAAGGCAAGACGCCCAAGCGTGTGCACGCCGATCTGGACGGTCTCAAAGACGATGAACTCGGCCGCGGCGGCTTTGTCGGCCGCACCGCGAACATGTACCGGCGCCACGACCCGACCGCCTACCGCACCGTGGGGCCGCTGCGCCCCACCGATGTGTTGTCCTCGGAGCTCAAGCCCAGCGATGCCACCGATGCACATGGCGCTCCGCTGCTGATGTTCAGCAATGCCGACTGCCAGGTGCTGCTGAGCAGGCGCACCGAACCGATGCCGTTCTTCGTGCGCTACGTCGATGGCGATCTGCTGCTGTTCGTGCACAAGGGCGCCGGACTACTGGAGACCGAGTTCGGCCCGCTGCGCTACCGCGAGGGCGACTGGGTCTACATCCCCAAGGCATGCACCTTCCGCCAGGTCCCCAGCGAGGAATCCACCTGGCTGATGATCCAGGCCACCGACGACTTCCGGGTACCGCCGGCCGGGTCACTGGGCAGGCACTTCCCGTTCGATCCCGCGCAGGTGACCATTCCCGAGCCCTCCCCCATCGACGATGACGGCCGGGACGAATACGAGGTGCGACTCATCCACTCGCCCGTCCAGGGGGTGGGCTTCACTTCGTTGTTCTATCAACACAATCCGCTTGACGTGGAGGGGTGGCGCGGGGACAACTTCCCGTTCACGTTCAACATCGAGGACTACACCGTCATCACGTCCGAGAGTGTGCATCTGCCTCCGACGGTGCATCTGTTCATGCAGGCAACCGGGGTGTATGTGATGAACTTCCTGCCCAAGCCCGCCGAAAGCGTCCCCGGCACCGAACGCACTCCGTGGTATCACCGCAACGTCGACTACGACGAGATCGCGTTCTTCCACTCCGGTTCGCTCTACGGCATCCCGATGCCACCCGGGCTGGTTTCGCATGCGCCGCAGGGGGTTCACCACGGAGCACCGGAGCAGGCGCGCGAGCGGGCGCGCCGCAAGTTCGACGACTACGACCGGGTGGACTGGTCGGTGATCGCCATCGACACCCGGCGGCGGCTCACCCCGTCGGCGGAAATCCTCGCCAACGACCTGGGGCAGCACTGA
- a CDS encoding flavodoxin family protein, with translation MDTLWIEGSPKGDDALSSQLAEAFLEGTRYQRFSVWNDDLLRFGHDAAVAKFAPLFGESVTARQQDIWQQVLDEIDAEGRHVGTLGDGKPVQLILTRSSAYDGRHPELNDFQRPYLEYVFGMLGYRVQTLVIEPTTRWTPDERAQMRAEAIELARRAGAATSRRSEASSALSESSGLGDHRPAGHHH, from the coding sequence ATGGATACCCTCTGGATCGAGGGCAGCCCGAAGGGCGATGATGCACTGTCCTCTCAGCTTGCCGAAGCATTCCTGGAAGGCACTCGTTACCAACGCTTCTCGGTGTGGAATGACGATCTGCTGAGATTCGGCCATGACGCGGCGGTGGCCAAGTTCGCTCCCCTGTTCGGCGAAAGCGTCACCGCGCGACAGCAGGACATCTGGCAGCAGGTGCTCGACGAGATCGACGCCGAAGGGCGCCATGTCGGCACCCTCGGCGACGGGAAGCCGGTGCAGCTCATCCTGACCCGTAGCAGCGCCTATGACGGCCGACATCCCGAGCTGAACGATTTCCAGCGACCGTATCTCGAGTATGTCTTCGGCATGCTCGGCTACCGGGTTCAGACACTCGTGATCGAGCCCACCACCCGCTGGACACCCGATGAGCGGGCACAGATGCGCGCCGAGGCAATCGAATTGGCCCGCCGGGCAGGGGCGGCGACTTCGCGACGGTCCGAGGCATCGTCGGCGTTGTCCGAATCGTCGGGACTCGGCGACCACCGTCCCGCCGGACACCACCACTGA